The proteins below are encoded in one region of Saccopteryx leptura isolate mSacLep1 chromosome 1, mSacLep1_pri_phased_curated, whole genome shotgun sequence:
- the FGF22 gene encoding fibroblast growth factor 22 — MHSSPWLSLAWLLLALASGAAGTSSGPRRPRSYPHLEGDVRWRRLFSSTHFFLRVDPSGLVQGTRWCHSRDSIIEIRSIRVGVVALKAVHTGFFVAMSRRGHLYGSRVYTAQCKFQERIEENGYNTYASLRWHHHGRPMFLALDRRGAPRHGGRTRRHHLSTHFLPVMVS, encoded by the exons ATGCACAGCAGCCCTTGGCTGAGTCTGGCATGGCTGCTGCTGGCACTGGCTTCCGGCGCTGCGGGGACCTCAAGCGGTCCGCGGAGACCACGCAGCTACCCACACCTAGAGGGCGACGTGCGCTGGCGGCGCCTCTTCTCCTCCACTCACTTCTTTTTGCGCGTGGACCCCAGCGGCCTCGTGCAAGGTACCCGCTGGTGTCACAGCCGTGATA GCATCATTGAGATCCGTTCCATCCGCGTGGGCGTCGTGGCCCTCAAGGCTGTGCACACCGGCTTCTTCGTGGCCATGAGCCGCCGGGGCCACCTCTACGGGTCG CGGGTCTACACTGCCCAGTGCAAGTTCCAGGAGCGCATTGAGGAGAATGGCTACAACACCTACGCCTCACTTCGCTGGCATCACCACGGCAGGCCCATGTTCCTGGCGCTGGACAGGCGGGGGGCCCCACGACATGGTGGCCGGACCCGGCGGCACCACCTATCCACCCACTTCCTGCCTGTCATGGTCTCCTGA
- the RNF126 gene encoding E3 ubiquitin-protein ligase RNF126 isoform X2 produces MAVQAGQGPDIFHWASSQGAAMGFPGKRNCCWEGARRSQEKESVYIISATGKKKNKSRGLDELCLGRTGEKGITSAHDVSLVSSRSFQKRPGVQKMVPLPPQPPQTKAGSHLRIIQQLVNGIITPATIPNLGLGPWGVLHSNPMDYAWGANGLDAIITQLLNQFENTGPPPADKEKIQALPTVPVTEEHVGSGLECPVCKDDYGLGERVRQLPCNHLFHDGCIVPWLEQHDSCPVCRKSLTGQNTATNPPGLTSVSFSSSSSSSSSSSPSNENPASNS; encoded by the exons ATGGCGGTTCAGGCCGGCCAGGGTCCTGACATTTTCCACTGGGCCAGCTCACAGGGAGCAG CTATGGGATTCCCTGGGAAGAGGAATTGCTGCTGGGAGGGGGCCAGGAGAAGCCAGGAGAAAGAGTCTGTCTACATTATCTCAGccacaggaaagaaaaagaacaagagtcGGGGTTTGGACGAGTTGTGCCTAGGCCGAACAGGAGAGAAAGG gaTTACATCTGCCCACGATGTGAGTCTGGTTTCATCGAGGAGCTTCCAGAAGAGACCAG GAGTACAGAAAATGGTTCCGCTCCCTCCACAGCCCCCACAGACCAAAGCAGGCAGCCATTTGAG GATCATCCAGCAGTTGGTCAATGGCATCATCACTCCAGCCACCATCCCCAACCTGGGCCTGGGCCCCTG GGGTGTCCTGCATTCAAATCCGATGGACTACGCCTGGGGGGCCAACGGGCTGGATGCGATCATCACACAG CTCCTCAATCAGTTTGAAAACACGGGCCCCCCGCCcgcagacaaagagaaaatccagGCCCTCCCCACCGTCCCTGTCACTGAGGAACACGTAG GCTCTGGGCTAGAGTGCCCTGTGTGCAAGGATGACTACGGGCTGGGTGAGCGCGTGCGGCAGCTGCCCTGCAACCACCTCTTCCATGACGGCTGCATCGTGCCCTGGCTAGAGCAG CACGACAGCTGCCCCGTCTGCCGAAAAAGCCTCACGGGACAGAACACAGCCACCAACCCTCCAGGCCTGACTAGTGtaagcttctcctcctcctcctcgtcgtcGTCCTCTAGCTCACCCAGCAATGAGAACCCAGCAAGCAACTCCTGA
- the RNF126 gene encoding E3 ubiquitin-protein ligase RNF126 isoform X1, which yields MAEASPQPGRYFCHCCSVEIVPRLPDYICPRCESGFIEELPEETRSTENGSAPSTAPTDQSRQPFENVDQHLFTLPQGYGQFAFGIFDDSFEIPTFPPGALADNGRDPESRREREQQSRHRYGARQPRARLTARRATGRHEGVPTLEGIIQQLVNGIITPATIPNLGLGPWGVLHSNPMDYAWGANGLDAIITQLLNQFENTGPPPADKEKIQALPTVPVTEEHVGSGLECPVCKDDYGLGERVRQLPCNHLFHDGCIVPWLEQHDSCPVCRKSLTGQNTATNPPGLTSVSFSSSSSSSSSSSPSNENPASNS from the exons ATGGCCGAGGCGTCGCCGCAGCCCGGACGGTATTTCTGCCACTGCTGCTCGGTCGAGATCGTGCCGCGCCTGCCG gaTTACATCTGCCCACGATGTGAGTCTGGTTTCATCGAGGAGCTTCCAGAAGAGACCAG GAGTACAGAAAATGGTTCCGCTCCCTCCACAGCCCCCACAGACCAAAGCAGGCAGCCATTTGAG AATGTGGACCAGCACCTCTTCACGCTGCCGCAGGGCTATGGGCAGTTTGCTTTCGGCATCTTTGACGACAGCTTTGAGATCCCCACGTTCCCCCCAGGGGCACTGGCTGACAATGGTAGGGACCCTGAGAGCCGGCGGGAGAGAGAGCAGCAGTCACGGCACCGGTATGGTGCCCGGCAGCCTCGTGCCCGCCTCACTGCGAGGCGGGCCACCGGCCGGCATGAAGGCGTCCCCACGTTGGAAGG GATCATCCAGCAGTTGGTCAATGGCATCATCACTCCAGCCACCATCCCCAACCTGGGCCTGGGCCCCTG GGGTGTCCTGCATTCAAATCCGATGGACTACGCCTGGGGGGCCAACGGGCTGGATGCGATCATCACACAG CTCCTCAATCAGTTTGAAAACACGGGCCCCCCGCCcgcagacaaagagaaaatccagGCCCTCCCCACCGTCCCTGTCACTGAGGAACACGTAG GCTCTGGGCTAGAGTGCCCTGTGTGCAAGGATGACTACGGGCTGGGTGAGCGCGTGCGGCAGCTGCCCTGCAACCACCTCTTCCATGACGGCTGCATCGTGCCCTGGCTAGAGCAG CACGACAGCTGCCCCGTCTGCCGAAAAAGCCTCACGGGACAGAACACAGCCACCAACCCTCCAGGCCTGACTAGTGtaagcttctcctcctcctcctcgtcgtcGTCCTCTAGCTCACCCAGCAATGAGAACCCAGCAAGCAACTCCTGA